A single Cannabis sativa cultivar Pink pepper isolate KNU-18-1 chromosome 7, ASM2916894v1, whole genome shotgun sequence DNA region contains:
- the LOC115698162 gene encoding BAG family molecular chaperone regulator 3 isoform X1 yields MKRMMIKSNNNNHKNNASYGRLSYNNSNNTTSSSAASRDEEFEWEMRPGGMLVQKRIGTSTITSTVPNFRLRIAFGALRYEISVNSQATFGEVKKLVSAESGLEPGEQKLIFRGKERENGEYLDTCGVKDGSKVILIEDPTSIEKRFIERRKNAKIQTVHRAISDVSMEIDKYAEQVSEMEKSISSGIKVSELQITTLIEMLMRQAIKLDNIQTEGETAAQKNLQGMNLQGKRVQKIVETLDAVKISNGRLKHVVVTNKWETFNPNPPATTSVAANSTTATWEIFD; encoded by the exons ATGAAGAGAATGATGATCAAATCAAATAACaataatcacaaaaataatGCGTCGTACGGTAGATTAAGCTACAACAATTCAAACAATACGACGTCGTCTTCAGCAGCATCGAGAGACGAAGAATTTGAATGGGAAATGAGACCTGGAGGAATGTTAGTTCAGAAAAGAATCGGAACCTCAACCATTACATCTACAGTTCCGAATTTCCGTCTCCGAATCGCTTTTGGCGCGCTCCGGTACGAGATCTCGGTCAACTCTCAAGCTACCTTCG GGGAGGTGAAGAAGCTTGTTTCGGCGGAGAGTGGGTTAGAACCAGGTGAACAGAAGTTGATATttagagggaaagagagagaaaatggtGAGTATTTAGACACGTGCGGAGTCAAAGATGGATCGAAAGTCATCCTAATTGAAGATCCAACTAGCATTGAGAAACGTTTCATCGAGAGGCGTAAAAACGCCAAGATCCAAACCGTTCATCGTGCCATCTCTGACGTCTCCATGGAGATCGATAAGTACGCGGAGCAG GTCTCTGAGATGGAAAAATCAATCTCGAGTGGCATCAAGGTCTCCGAACTTCAAATCACTACACTAATTGAAATGCTTATGAGACAAGCAATCAAATTGGATAATATACAAACTGAAGGAGAAACTGCTGCTCAAAAGAATTTACag GGTATGAATTTGCAGGGAAAGAGGGTGCAGAAGATAGTTGAAACTTTGGATGCAGTTAAAATATCAAACGGAAGACTAAAGCATGTGGTTGTGACAAATAAATGGGAGACCTTCAATCCTAATCCTCCAGCCACTACTTCTGTTGCTGCTAATTCTACTACTGCCACATGGGAAATTTTtgattga
- the LOC115698162 gene encoding BAG family molecular chaperone regulator 3 isoform X2 yields the protein MKRMMIKSNNNNHKNNASYGRLSYNNSNNTTSSSAASRDEEFEWEMRPGGMLVQKRIGTSTITSTVPNFRLRIAFGALRYEISVNSQATFGEVKKLVSAESGLEPGEQKLIFRGKERENGEYLDTCGVKDGSKVILIEDPTSIEKRFIERRKNAKIQTVHRAISDVSMEIDKYAEQVSEMEKSISSGIKVSELQITTLIEMLMRQAIKLDNIQTEGETAAQKNLQGKRVQKIVETLDAVKISNGRLKHVVVTNKWETFNPNPPATTSVAANSTTATWEIFD from the exons ATGAAGAGAATGATGATCAAATCAAATAACaataatcacaaaaataatGCGTCGTACGGTAGATTAAGCTACAACAATTCAAACAATACGACGTCGTCTTCAGCAGCATCGAGAGACGAAGAATTTGAATGGGAAATGAGACCTGGAGGAATGTTAGTTCAGAAAAGAATCGGAACCTCAACCATTACATCTACAGTTCCGAATTTCCGTCTCCGAATCGCTTTTGGCGCGCTCCGGTACGAGATCTCGGTCAACTCTCAAGCTACCTTCG GGGAGGTGAAGAAGCTTGTTTCGGCGGAGAGTGGGTTAGAACCAGGTGAACAGAAGTTGATATttagagggaaagagagagaaaatggtGAGTATTTAGACACGTGCGGAGTCAAAGATGGATCGAAAGTCATCCTAATTGAAGATCCAACTAGCATTGAGAAACGTTTCATCGAGAGGCGTAAAAACGCCAAGATCCAAACCGTTCATCGTGCCATCTCTGACGTCTCCATGGAGATCGATAAGTACGCGGAGCAG GTCTCTGAGATGGAAAAATCAATCTCGAGTGGCATCAAGGTCTCCGAACTTCAAATCACTACACTAATTGAAATGCTTATGAGACAAGCAATCAAATTGGATAATATACAAACTGAAGGAGAAACTGCTGCTCAAAAGAATTTACag GGAAAGAGGGTGCAGAAGATAGTTGAAACTTTGGATGCAGTTAAAATATCAAACGGAAGACTAAAGCATGTGGTTGTGACAAATAAATGGGAGACCTTCAATCCTAATCCTCCAGCCACTACTTCTGTTGCTGCTAATTCTACTACTGCCACATGGGAAATTTTtgattga